CGGCCGCTGCCGGAATGGGACGCCGTCCCGCCGCCACCCGCGCCCTTCGCCCCGGCACCGGAGTTCGACTTCCGGCCCGGCGTCCCCGATCTCACGCTGTTCCCGTTCGACACCTGGCGCCGCCTCGTCACGCAGCGGTTGCGGGCGGGCCAGGCCGGCCTGATGACCTACGGCGACCCGCAGGGCCACGCACCGTTGCGGGAGGAGATCGCCCGGCACGCCGGGGTGTCGCGCGACGTGCGGGCGAGCGCGGCGCAGGTCGTCGTCACCGCCGGCGCCCAGCAGACGACCGACCTGGTCGCGCGGGTGCTGCTGCGGGCAGGCGACCTGGCCGCCGTCGAGAACCCCGGGTACCCGCCGCCGCGGCTGGTGCTCGGTGCGCGCGGTGTCCGCGTCGCGCCGGTGCCGGTGGACGCCGAAGGGATCGTCGTCGGCGCCATCCCGGCGGGGACGCGGCTGGTCTACGTGACGCCGTCGCACCAGTACCCGCTGGGCCTGCCGATGTCGCTGGAGCGCCGGCTCGAGCTGCTCGACTGGGCGGAGCGGAACGACGCGGTGCTCGTCGAGGACGACTACGACAGCGAGTTCCGCTACACCGGCAGGCCATTGGAGCCGTTGCACAGCTTGGATTCCCGGGGCCGCGTCGTGTACGTCGGGTCGTTCTCGAAGGTGCTCTCGCCCGCGCTGCGGCTCGGGTTCCTCGTCGCGCCGCTCTCGCTGGTGTCCGCTTTGGTCAAGGCCCGCTACCTGACGGACTGGCACGCCCCGAACGTCGAGCAGGCGGCCCTCGCGGCGTTCATGGCCGAAGGCGGCTTCGCGCGGCACGTCCGGCGGATGCGGAAGATCTACCGCGAGCGGCACGAAGTCCTGTCCGCGTCGCTCGCCCGGGACTTCGCGGATTTCCTGACGCCGCTGCCGTCGACCGCGGGCCTGCACCTGAGCGCGGTCTCGCCGGCCGACTGCGGCGGGCTCGTCCGCGCCGCGCGGCGTCGCGGCGTGCGGCTGTATTCGCTGGGCGACTTCGGCGTGGGGGAGGACCGGCGGCACGGGCTCGTCTTCGGCTACGGTTCGGTCACGGCCGAGCGGATCGGGCCGGGACTGGCCCGGCTGCGGGCGCTGGCGGACGAAGGAGCGGCATGACCGACGACGTGATGGTGGCGATCGACGCCGGTCTGCGGCAGCACATCGGCGGCGACCGCGCGGGCGCGTACGCGACCTTCACGACGTTGTGGGCCTCGATCGGCCCGGACGGTGACCCGCTGCACCGCGTCGCGCTGGCGCACCACATGGCGGACGTCTGCGACGACCCGGCGGAGGAGCTCGAGTGGGACCTGAGGGCCTTGGCAGCGGCCGATTCACTGACCGACTCGCGGGCCCAGGAGTACCACTCGTCGCTGGCGGTGCGCGGGTTCTACCCGTCGTTGCACCTCAACCTGGGCGAGGACTACCGCAAGCTCGGCGACCTGGCCGCGGCCCGCGAACAGCTCGCCCTGGCGCGCGTCCGCCTCGACGCTGTGACATCCGGGGCTTCGCCCCGGGCCGGGGGCTCCGCCACCCGGAACCCCCGAAAAGCCGCTCTGGGCGACGACGACTACGCCGCCGGGATCCGGCTCGCGGTGGAGGACCTGGCCGGACGTCTCGCCTGAATCGGTTTGAATACCACGAAGACGCCCCGTTTGCCGGACTTTCGCACTGGCCCGGGTGGCCCTAACCTGTGGTGATCCAGCTCACCGACGGGAAGGATCGCCATGCGGATTGCGGATCTGCTGCGCAAGAAGGGGTCGGCGGTCGCGACGGTCACCCCGGAGACCACGGTGACCACGCTGCTGGCCGGACTGGCCGAACACAACGTCGGAGCGATGGTGGTCGTCGCCCCGGACGGTTCGATCGCGGGAATCGTCTCGGAACGCGACGTGGTCCGCCGGCTGAACGAGCACGGCCCCGGCCTGCTCGACGGGCCGGTGTCGGAGATCATGACGAAACTGGTGGCCAGCTGCGGCCCGGACGACTCGGTGGACCAGCTGTCGGTCCTGATGACGGAACGCCGGATCCGCCACGTCCCGGTCCTCGTCGACGGACGGCTGGCCGGGATCATCTCCATCGGGGATGTCGTGAAGAACCGGATGGAACAGCTGGAGCAGAGCCAGGAACAGCTCCAGGCCTACATCTCGCAGGGTTGATCGTGTGGGGGGTCTGTGGCCGACGACGGCACCGTCGTCGGCCACAGACCCCCCACACGATCACGGCATCTGCGGGGCGGCCCTCTCACGGATGCTGAGGCGCGGATCGGCGGCCAGGATGTCCCGGATCGGTGCATGTTCCAGTCGGTCGGTGAGGGCATCGGCCAGGCTGGCTCGCACGATCCGGGCCGGGTCACGAGCCAACGACAATCCCGGCTCCGGCTCTGTCGGTGACTGGGCCCACAGGACTGCGGCGAGCGCCCGGACATGTTCGTTCATGTGGGTGGCCAGGAGATCGGGTGGCAAGTCGTCTGCCGAAGAATTCAGGACCAGCAGCGTCTGCACGATCTTCTTCACCTCGATCTCGTCCGGGCGAGCGAGCAGCCGAATCGCTTGCCTCCGGACCACGTTTCGTTCTTCTTCCGTATCCGCGAGGTACGCACACGCTCGAACTGCTGTATCGGTTGTGGTGTTCGGGCCGAAGTTGACTCGCATGAAACTCAGCGGGTGCTGCATTCCCACCATCATCAGGTCATGCCCGCTCAACGGCTGGTCGTCACCCATCAGCGGGAGCACCGCGTCGAATGCGCGCTTGCGTTCTTCGGAGGAGAGGTCCGGCGCGATGCCGGCAAGTTCGTCCAGAGTGTCCCGTCGGTTGGCGATCCCCTCGGCCGGGTCGAGGGCTTGGCGCAGCAAGGCCGCCACGAGCTCGGCCCTGAGCTCGTCGTCCAGCAGATCCGATGTGGCGACCAGCCAAGTGTTGTAACCCCAAATCGACATGACGCCCGGCTGCGGGCGCTCGCGATCGATGACCGCCCGCGCTGTCGCGGCCACGCGCTCGCGAATCCGGTCGGTCGCCACGCCGATTCTGACGAGGACGGACCGTGCCCATCGGTTTCCCGCCTCGGCCGGGCCGAGCAGGATGGCTTCGGCGCACTCCTTGTGTTTTTCCAGCAGCGACAGCCCGGAGCACAACGCTTTTCCGCCGAAGTCGTCGTTGAAGACGGCACCCTCCAGCAACTGCTGAACGGCCAACCCGGCCAAACCGGGGTGCCGTCCGGCGATGCCGATCAACAGCCGAGCGTGATCGGTGTCGGTATGTCGGCCCGTGCTTTCGTCGCGGGGAATCCACGGTTCTGTCGCGGTCAGGACGCGGCGAGCCTGAGACTCGTCCAACCGTGGACCGAGGGCCACGAGTGCCTTGGTCGCGCGCGTGACCAGGTGACTGAACAAGGTGGGGCGCGGACCGCGTCCCTCGATCAGGTCGAGCGCGACAGCGATCCAAGCAGCCGCGTCTTCCGCACCGAGGAGGTCGCCCACCACCGCCGCGACCTCGAGCGCTGCGCCGAGCTGGCCGGCAGTACTTTCGGCGACGCCGACCGGCCAGCGCAGCGCTGCTTCAGGCAGCTCGGCAGCGGCGAGCGAGGCGATTTTCCCGGCCTCCGCGCGAACCAGTTCTCGCAGGCCGGCGAGCGGCTCGTCGTTGTCTTTCAGCACCGAACCGAGGGTTTCGGAGGTCCCCATCTCTCCGACGAGGTCGCCTCGGACGCAGGCCTTCCATCGCCATTGCGTGAGCAGCCTGACCGCTTGCCGGCCCTTGCCCTCGGCGATGCTCCGGAGAGCTCGCTCTTCGAGTGTCGGGCTGCCCGGCAAGCGATGCGACCAGGTTCCGTTACGTAGGTGCTGCGCGAACGGATGCTCCGTGTCGCCGGTCGCGAAGAATGTGCCTTCGCGCACGCGAAGCGCCCTGAGCGCATAGAGCCAGTCGGCTGCCTCGTCGTTCATTCTCTCGGTAAGTGCCCGGGCGATCGCGTCCTGGTAGGTGCGGATCGCTCCAACGAAGTCGTCCGTGAAGGACAGGGAGCGCGCTTTGCGGGCGAGGATCCACGCTCGATGCTCAGGACCGAACTGCAGCGCCCGGTCGTGCAGTTCCGCCCACTCCCCGGTCACGTCCGCGACACACATGCTCAATCGTACTGCCAGGTCTTCTTCGCGTGATCCCCGCCGAGGAAGCGGAAGGGACAACGACGTCAACCGTTCGAGGCGCTGCTCGACCACCTCGGTTTCACCTTCCGCGATCGCGTGCTCCGCCAGGAAGACGGCCGCGTCGAGTAAGTGCGGATCATCCTGCCGCAGCGCGTCGAAAGGAGCCGCGAGCTGGTCACCGATTCCCGTGAGTCCGGTACAGACACGTTCCGCGGCTCGGGCGACGGCGAGGGCACGGCCGAACTTGCAGTCGTCGGCATGTCCCTCGTTCTGTCGCTCGAAGGGGGAAACATGCCCGATCGTGTCCCCGGTTTCATTCATCGACTTCCACATCAGGGTGAGGTGGACCGCCGCGCCCTCGTCGAGGAAGCCGGCCTGAAGCAAGGTTTGTGCCTGCTTCGCGCGGATGTCACGGGCATGCACGTCGAAGCCGGCCTCGCTGAGGACATCGGCCACCTTGCGGTACCCGGTGGCGGCACGGGCCGGATCCGTTTTCGCCATCGCGTCGGCCGTGACGTTGTCCTGCTCGACCCCGAGATGTCGTAAGGGTCCTTGGTTGACCGCGTTGGACAGGACTTCGCGTTCTGTCTTGGGCAACGGCTCCGCGTCCGAGGCGGGTCGGATGTGTGCTGAAAACCTGCTGCGGAACTCTGTCACCGAACGACAGATGATCGGGGCGTACGCCTGCGAGAACGCGGAGGTCGCGCCGGAGGCCTCGAATGCCGCGCGCACATCATCCTGCTGCAGGTGCGGAAGCCGCACCGGCTCCGAGTCCAGGCGGCGGCCTGGTCCCACCGGCAGCAGTACCCGGTGTCCTCGGGCAACGGCTCCTTTGATGTCGGGGTCCTTGTGCCAGGGAACCAGGACGCAGGACCGGGCTATGGCGATACACCGAGTCCACGCGTCCGCGTCGTGCACGAGGATCGTCCGCAGGCCATCCGGTGTGCTGTCGGTGAAGACCGCGGCGATGAAGGCCAGCGCGAGTTCTTCGGATTCACCCTGGATGACGGTGGCGCCGGCGACTTCACTCGCCGGTTTCCGAACGGTGCCGGCCTCCGCGGCGCGTCCGGCGAGCAGAACGCCGGCCGGAAGGGCCGGATCGGTGCGGCGAGACCATTCCTCCCACCAGGCGGCGAGCTCCTGTGTGCCTGGAAGACCGGTGGTTCCCAGCTCGGGAACGGTGTGGATCAGCTCGGTGACCACGCGCTCGATGTCCTGGGGCGAACTACGCCGGTTGACCGGGCGGTACTGGCGATCGAGCAAACCCCGGATGTCGGTGGGCAGGTGCTCGCGAACGGGCATGGGCGTGTCGACGAGGAGCGGCACGACTCGTTTTCCCGCGTCCAGCGCGAGCCGGATCTCCCGGCGAACCCAGTCGGTGGGCTCGTGCAGCTTTCGGCGGTTGGCTTCGTTGAGCCACCGTTCCCCGATGACCACGATCAGGACCGCGCACCGGGCGATCGCTCCTTCGATCTCCTCGGCGAACAAGCTTCCGGCCGCGGCTTCCTGAGATACGTGGAACACCTCGGATCGCCCGAACCTGGCCTTCAGTTGCTCAGCCAGGGCAGCCGCGAACGCTGCCTCGTCGCCGACTCGATAGTTCACGAAGACGGTTCCTTGGAACCCGCTCATCGGTTTCCTCCAAGAGCTCGATCGGTCGACTCATGGTCGATGCAACCGGCGGAAGGCCGCTACCTTACTGACCGGTCGGCAACGGGAAACACCTGCAGTCACCCGAAGGTCCGCGGAATCCTGGACGGAGGGTGTTCACTGGCTTCGGAGGAGTCCGCTGTGAGATCAAAATCCCGGTACCGGTCCTTGCGGGAGATTCAGTCCCGTTGTCTGGCGGCCATTTCCGCTTCAGGCGTGGAACTGGAGGGGTGGTTGCTCTCAGAGGATTTGCCGGACCGATCCCTGTCCTTGACTGAGCTCGTCGAACTGGCTCAGCTGTCTACGACATCGCCGGAGGCGAAGGCGGCAATCTGGGCTGAAGCCGTACGTCTCGCGCAGGCGGACCCCCAGCTCTGGCTCACGGTGATCGTGGCCTTGATGGCTCCGGAACTTTCCTTCACTGTCCGGCAGTTCGTCGACGAGAGCGGAGCAGAATCCGAAGACGTCGTGGGGGACCTCTTTCTCGGCGTCCTCGAGGCGCTGCGTGGCGTTGATCCTGGCATGAACAGGCTGCTCGGCCACCTCAAGCGCGTGGCGCGGGCCAGGGTGGCGAATCCTCTGGCCGGTCGCCCGTCCGGCTACGGCGCCGTACCGGCAGTGCGCGCAGTTCCGTTGGCGCCCCCGACCGGGCATGTCGATCTGGTGCTCGCGGATGCCGTCGCACACCATTTCCTTACTCGTGCCGAAGCGGAGCTCATTGCCCGGACATACATCGAAGGTCTCGCCCTGTCCGTCGTAGCTCGGGAACTCGGCTTCCCTCCGGGGCAAGGAGAATCGGCGCGGAGCCATGCCGCGCGCAAGCTGATCGAGTACGTCCAGCGGACTGGCGACTGGTCTGCTCGTCGGTGTCGGCATTAGCGGGCCGGATGGAGAGCCAGGCACAACGCCGGCTCCAGTGCCCGCACCGCGGGATGACTGTGCCACCGCCGGAGGGTTCTCGCCAGCCGGCCGATGTCGGAACGAATGGTCGCGGAGTCGATGCAGATTGCGTCGGCTACGACGGCACGCGTCAGCGAACAGGCTTGCTCCAGCTCTCCTGCGGCTGCGCATGCCAATGCTTGCCTGGCCCCGAAGCGCGTGCGAAGGCGGATGGCGCCGGGCAAGATCCGAGGTATCTCCCGGGCGAAGATCTCGCTGGAAGCGCGGGGACGTCCCAGGTCGTACAAACACCATCCGGTTACGACTCCGACCGGATCGAGTACGTGCGTGGTACCGATCACCGGACCTGGAGGTTGGTCGTCTGATGCCCTCGCGAGGAATTCGCGAGCCCGTTCGAGGGCCCGCATGCAGGCGTCGTGATCTCCGGCCAACGCGTGCCCTTGGGCTTCTCGCTGGGCGGCCAAGCCCAGAATACGTCGCGGAGTCCCGATCCTGGACTGTGCCTCGCGGGCGAGTGCCACGGTATCCGCGGCGTCACCTCGGTAGAGTGCGATCAGCCCGCGCCGCAGCAGAGCATAGCTCGCGACATGGCCATCGCCTGCGGCGGAGGCCACCTCGACGGCGCAGTCGGTCCACCAGACCGCCTTACGGTCGTCTCCGGATTCCTGGGCCATCCAACCCGCGTACTCCGCTACTCGCGCGGCCAAGGTCGCGACGGCGATCGGCGGCTTGTCTCCGCTCCCGCTCAGTAAGGCACGCAGTGCCTGCGCCTGTGCGGTTACCATCGGAAGTATCGTCGACGGAGGCGCGATCTGCCCCAGTTCGCGCACCGCCCCGAAAATCTCGAGGTGCTGCTCGAGCTGCTTTTCGACCGCGGCGGAGTCGTATCCGGTCTTCGTGAACCGCTGCGTGGGGAGGAGCGACAATGCATTCAGGAGTGGTTCGCGGCCGGGCGTGGGCAGTGGAACCAGTGCGGCCAGTATCCCCTCGGCTTCGAGTTCGGCGTCACATTGACGGGCGAACTGAACCGTGGGCGCTCGGATTCCGTTCTCGATCCTGCTGACGTGGCCCTTGCTGTAGTGCAGGAGGTGTGCGAACTGGCCGAGGCCTATTCCGCGGGCGAGACGAAGAGCACGGAGCCGGGCTCCGAAATCCTGCGGAAGATCGTCGGCGGCATCATCGGCTTCGATTCCGTTCGTCATCGTCGTCCTCCGCGCGAGCGTGAGTTGAGCGTTCGCATGGTAGGGGAGAACGACACCGCACCGGTTCGGGTAATCCGGCCGTCACCCGCTTGCCTCATGCGGAACGCGCGCTCGAGTGAATCTCTCACTCCCGCCAGCCCGACAGTTCCACGCCCTTCGCGACATCCACCCGGTACGAAAGCGTCACCACTCCCGTCTCACCCGGCCCCAACGTCAGCTTCCACGTCACCTCGCCCAGCTCCGACGTCTCCACCGGCTCCGGCGACGTTTTCACGTCCTTCACCGAGATCGTGTCGTCCCGGGAGACCGGCACCTGATCCAGCACCGTCACCTCGGCCGGACGCGGCCCGTGGTTCCCCACCGAAATCCGGTACTCCGCCTCCCGCCGCTTCTGGCCGGACAGCGTCGCCTTCGAAGCCGTGCGGCGGACCAGCTCCCGCTCGACGCGGATCCGGTCGTCGACGCCCAGGGCCAGTTCCAGTTCCTCCCCGGGCGCCCACGGCTCGAGGACAGTCGTCCCGACGAACTCCGCGTCGTGGAACACCGAAGCCCGCCCGGGCCGCAAGGCGTGCTCCGAAGTGTTCACCACCGTGGCGCGCAGGTACGCCTCCTCGGCCAGTACCGGCGCCGTCACGTGACCCAGGACCGCCGTCAGCGAAAGCTGCGCCAGGGTCGTCCGGTGTCCCGAAGCGCCCGATGGCACCGCCACCGGGCGCGACGGCCGGTACGTGACCGCCGTCGTGCCCTGTTCGACCGCGGCGAACTTCGGTGCGAGGGCCGGCGCCGCGGCCCCCCGCCAGGCGCTCTTCGAAGCTCCGCCGCCCGCTCCGCCGCCCTCCCCGCCGTACGCCGCCGCGGGCGCCGCGGAGGCCACCGGGACCGGGCGGACGCGGTCGAGGTACCACGGCCGCAGTTCCGGTACCACCACCGACACCGCCGGCCGGGCCGTCGACAGCGCCAGCTCGCACTCCGGCCAGTCCTCGCCCGTCTGCTGGCTGACCAGTCCGTACGACACCACCGTGACGTCGGTGCCGCGCACGCGGACGTCGTAGCCCGGCGTCCAGCTCGCGCCGAGGACCACATAGGACAGTTCCAGCTCGGCCGTCCCCGACGGATCCGTGATTTCCAGCTCCACGACCACTGACGTACTGTCCTGCCAGAGCTGCCCGCGGTGCGCCTCGATCCGCCGGTCGAGCGCGTCGAGGTCTTCGCGCAGCCGGGCGATCCGCTCGGTCAACACCCGCCGCGCCTTCAACGCCGAGGCCAGCCGCTCGCTCAGCGCGTCGGTCACTTCGGCCACGCGTGACGGCTCGGCCGTCCCGGCCGCCAGTGCCTTCGCGAAGCTGCCGCCACTGCGCTTCGCGAGTGAAGTCAGCAGATCCACCTTCATCACTTCGGCCGCTTCGTCGTCCACGACGCCGTCAAGCGTGGCTTGGTCCGAACGCCGTTGCTCGACGAGCGCGCGCAGCGCCGCGTCGGCCGGCGAAGGGTGCTGCTCGCTACGGACGTCGACGCCGGTGATCAGCGCCGGCCCGGTTCCGGTGACGCGCACCGATTGCGCGTCGAGGGCCGGGGACAGCCCGGCGAACGTCAGGCGCGATCCGCCGTCGAGCGGCACGCGGCCCCGGCGGGTGATCCGGGCCTGCTGCGGGTAGACGGTCACGGCGGCGATCGGCGCTTCCACGGTCGGCATGCCTCCGACGTTAGTCTCTTGACACCCCCGCGGCCGGGACGGAAGTCTCGAAACTCGTCCGCTTCGCCCGGCTTTGGGGGTTTGAGTGAAAGCCGCACGAACCGCAGTCCTGCTCCTCGCACTGGCGACCCTGCCGCTGACCGCGGCGCCCGCCGAAGCCGCGCCGCCCGCCCCGGTGTTCACCGGCGGCCAGGCGCAGCCGGTGTTCGACCCGGCCGACGTCGTCCGCGAGGACGTCTGGGTCACCGCGCCGGTCGACAGCGACCACGACGGCGCCGACGACCTCGTGCACGCCCAGGTCGTGCGCCCGCGCGCGACCCAGCAGGGCCTGAAGGTGCCGGTCGTCTACCAGGCGAGCCCGTACTACGCCGGCGGCAACGACATCGCCAACCACGACGTCGACGTCGAGCTGTACGCACCCGGCCACGCCCGTGGCCCGGAAGGCCCGCGCGTCGCCGCGCACGGCGTCGGCCCGGCCACCCCGATCGGCTGGCGGTACCAGGACTACTTCACCGCACGCGGGTTCGCCGTCGTCTACGGCGAATCGCTCGGCACCGGCCTTTCGACCGGCTGCCCGACCACCGGTGACGTCAACGAGACGATCGGCGCCCGCTCGGTGGTCGACTGGCTCAACGGCCGGACGACGGCGCGTGACGCCGCGGGCGCGGCGGCGAACGCGGACTGGAGCACCGGCAAGACCGGCATGATGGGCGTGTCCTACAACGGGACGCTGCCCAACGCCGTCGCGAGTACCGGCGTCGAAGGCCTCGAGACGATCGTGCCGATCGCCGCCATCTCCAGCTGGTACCAGTACTACCGCAACGACGGCGCGGTGGTCGCGGCCGGCGGGTTCCAGGGCGAGGACGCCGACGTGCTCGCCGAGTACGTCTACACCCGCGAAGACCGGCAGGTCTGCCGCCCGGTGATCGACGGGCTGGCCCGCGACCAGGACCGGGTGACCGGCGACTACACGCCGTTCTGGGACGTCCGCAACTATCGCAACGACGTCGCGAAGGTGCACGCCTCGGTGCTCGCGGTGCACGGCCTCAACGACTGGAACGTCAAGACCGACCAGGTCGCCGAGTGGTACGACGCGCTGAAGGCGCACGGCGTCGAGCACAAGATCTGGCTGCACCAGGCTGCGCACGCCGACCCGTACAACCTGCGGCGCGACGCCTGGCTCGCGACGCTGAACAAGTGGATGTCGCACTACCTCTACGGCATCGACAACGGCGTCCAGAACGAGCCGAAGGCGACGATCCAGCGCGAGGACAAGTCGTGGACCGACGAGGCCGACTGGCCGGCGCCGGGCACCTCCGACGTCCGCGTGTACCCGTGGCCGGGCGGCCGGGCAAAGGGCACCATCGACACCCGCAACCCGGTCCCGGGCACGGCGGCCGTCGAAACCCTCGCCGACGACTCGGCGAAGACGATCGAGCAGCTCGCCGGGCTCGCGTCGTCCGGCAACCGCCTGCTCTACGCGACGCCGGCGGCGAAGCAGGCCGTACGCCTCTCCGGTACCGCGAAAGCCGACCTGGCGCTGGCGTTCGACCGGCCCGCGGCGAACGTCTCGGCGATCCTGCTGGACCGCGCGCCCGACGGCACGTCCCACGTGATCAGCCGCGGCTGGACCGACCCGCAGAACCGCACGTCACCGGCGCGCACCGAACCGATCACGCCGGGGCAGACCTACCGGATCGGCGTCGAGCTCATGCCGAAGGACTACGTCCTCGCGGCGGGGCACCGGCTGGAGTTCCTGCTCGCGTCCAGCGACCACGACTACACACTGCGTCCGAAGCCGGGCGCCGGGCTGGCCCTAGACCTCACGAAGACGTCGGTGACGCTCCCGGTCACGGGCGGCAAGCCGGCGCTGCGAGCCGCGTTCGGCTGACGGCGGCGATCACGCGATGTAACGATCGTCGCAGGTCAGGCGACACATGGGGGCACCCTGCGAGAAGAGCCGCCATGACCTCGACCGCCGAACCCACCCTGGAGAGCCTGCGCGCCCGGCTGTCCGGCGCGGTGCTCACCGACGGTGATCCCGGCTACGACGTCGCCCGGGCGGTCTGGAACGGGGAGATCGACCGCCGTCCCGCCGTCGTCGTGCGGCCCGCCGGTCCCGGGGACGTGGCGACGGCGCTCGCGTACGCCCGCGAAGCCGGACTCGACGTCTCGGTGCGCGGCGGCGGCCACAACTACGGTGGCGCCGCGGTGGTGGATGGCGGCCTCGTCGTCGACCTGAGCTCGCTCGACGCGATCAGCGTCGACCCGGACGGCCGCACCGCGCGCTGCGGCGGCGGCACCACGTGGGCGCAGCTCGACGCCGCGACGCAGGCCTACGGGCTCGCGGTGCCGGGCGGCACGATCAGCCACACCGGCGTCGGCGGTCTCACCCTCGGCGGCGGCTTCGGCTGGCTCACCGGCAAGCACGGGCTCTCCTGCGACAACCTGCTCTCCGCCGAGGTCGTCACCGCGGACGGCGAGGTGCTGCGCGCGTCCGCCGAGGAGCACCCCGACCTGTTCTGGGCGCTGCGGGGCGGTGGCGGCAACTTCGGCGTCGTCACCGAGTTCGAGTTCCGGCTGCACCCGGTGGGCCCAATCGTCCACCTGGGACTGTTCTTCTGGGGTCTCGAGGACGGCGTGGCCGCGTTGCGCCAGGCTCGCGAGGTGCTCGCGACGCTGCCCGCCGAGATGGGCGTGCTCGTTGCCGGGCTGAACGCGCCGCCGGCGCCGTTCGTTCCGGAGCAGCACCACTTCCGGCCCGGTTACGCCCTGCTGATCGCCGGGTTCTCGGGGGAGGAGCAGCACGCCGAGGCGATCCGGGCGGCGCGGTCGGGTCCGGCGCCGCTGTTCGAGTTCGTTTCCCCGATCCCGTACGTCGAGCTGCAGAAAATGCTCGACGACGCGGCGCCGTGGGGCATCCTCGGCTACGAAAAGGCCGCCTACACCGACGGGTTCACCGACGAGGTCATCGAGGTCATCGCGGACTTCCTGCCGCGGAAGACGTCCCCGATGTCGCTCATGCCGATCTTCACGATGCGCGGCGCGTTCACCGAGGTCGACGACGACGCGAGCGCGTTCGGCGGGCCGCGGCGGGAAAGCATCCTGATCAACATCG
This window of the Amycolatopsis balhimycina FH 1894 genome carries:
- a CDS encoding FAD-binding oxidoreductase; its protein translation is MTSTAEPTLESLRARLSGAVLTDGDPGYDVARAVWNGEIDRRPAVVVRPAGPGDVATALAYAREAGLDVSVRGGGHNYGGAAVVDGGLVVDLSSLDAISVDPDGRTARCGGGTTWAQLDAATQAYGLAVPGGTISHTGVGGLTLGGGFGWLTGKHGLSCDNLLSAEVVTADGEVLRASAEEHPDLFWALRGGGGNFGVVTEFEFRLHPVGPIVHLGLFFWGLEDGVAALRQAREVLATLPAEMGVLVAGLNAPPAPFVPEQHHFRPGYALLIAGFSGEEQHAEAIRAARSGPAPLFEFVSPIPYVELQKMLDDAAPWGILGYEKAAYTDGFTDEVIEVIADFLPRKTSPMSLMPIFTMRGAFTEVDDDASAFGGPRRESILINIDSIAPEPEPFAVDRAWVREFWAALVPFSSNPAGYVNFMAEYEADRVRTSYGPAKYERLARIKAVYDPRNVFHHNANIPPAT
- a CDS encoding Xaa-Pro dipeptidyl-peptidase, which encodes MKAARTAVLLLALATLPLTAAPAEAAPPAPVFTGGQAQPVFDPADVVREDVWVTAPVDSDHDGADDLVHAQVVRPRATQQGLKVPVVYQASPYYAGGNDIANHDVDVELYAPGHARGPEGPRVAAHGVGPATPIGWRYQDYFTARGFAVVYGESLGTGLSTGCPTTGDVNETIGARSVVDWLNGRTTARDAAGAAANADWSTGKTGMMGVSYNGTLPNAVASTGVEGLETIVPIAAISSWYQYYRNDGAVVAAGGFQGEDADVLAEYVYTREDRQVCRPVIDGLARDQDRVTGDYTPFWDVRNYRNDVAKVHASVLAVHGLNDWNVKTDQVAEWYDALKAHGVEHKIWLHQAAHADPYNLRRDAWLATLNKWMSHYLYGIDNGVQNEPKATIQREDKSWTDEADWPAPGTSDVRVYPWPGGRAKGTIDTRNPVPGTAAVETLADDSAKTIEQLAGLASSGNRLLYATPAAKQAVRLSGTAKADLALAFDRPAANVSAILLDRAPDGTSHVISRGWTDPQNRTSPARTEPITPGQTYRIGVELMPKDYVLAAGHRLEFLLASSDHDYTLRPKPGAGLALDLTKTSVTLPVTGGKPALRAAFG